Proteins from a genomic interval of Chroococcidiopsis thermalis PCC 7203:
- a CDS encoding class I SAM-dependent methyltransferase yields the protein MSKPSSSNSNSPSFQSSNIFQSQNWEEIVKQVGYRFNRQYQGQDLTLPPEVQAMPIFHEWKTGILAGRLASPFWEMAQPQKNQTCLDIGCGVSFLIYPWTEWQAFFYGQEVSTVARDTLNARSPQLNSKLFKGVELRPAHQLNYAPAQFDLAIATGFSCYFPREYWSTVMAEVKRVLKPNGFFVFDILNPETPLAEDWAVLETYLGAEVFLEPISEWEKTIKATGAKIVARQAGELFQLYKVRF from the coding sequence ATGTCCAAACCAAGCAGCAGCAACTCGAATTCGCCTAGCTTTCAAAGCAGCAACATTTTTCAATCGCAGAATTGGGAAGAAATAGTCAAGCAAGTCGGGTATCGGTTCAACCGACAGTATCAAGGTCAAGATTTGACACTCCCACCAGAAGTACAGGCAATGCCGATATTTCACGAGTGGAAAACTGGTATTCTGGCTGGTAGACTGGCTTCTCCTTTTTGGGAGATGGCTCAACCGCAGAAAAATCAAACTTGCTTAGATATTGGCTGTGGTGTTAGCTTTCTGATTTATCCTTGGACGGAATGGCAAGCATTTTTTTACGGTCAAGAAGTCAGTACAGTAGCGCGGGATACCTTGAATGCTCGCAGTCCGCAGTTGAATTCAAAGTTATTTAAAGGTGTTGAATTAAGACCAGCCCACCAGTTAAACTACGCTCCAGCTCAATTTGACTTAGCGATCGCCACTGGATTTAGCTGTTATTTTCCCCGCGAGTACTGGAGTACCGTCATGGCAGAAGTCAAGCGGGTGCTGAAACCGAATGGTTTTTTTGTCTTCGACATTCTCAACCCCGAAACACCCCTAGCAGAAGATTGGGCAGTTTTAGAAACCTACCTGGGTGCAGAAGTGTTTCTGGAGCCTATATCTGAGTGGGAAAAAACGATAAAAGCTACTGGTGCTAAAATTGTGGCACGGCAAGCAGGGGAATTATTTCAATTGTATAAAGTACGGTTTTAG
- a CDS encoding DNA cytosine methyltransferase: MNVVSLFSGCGGLDLGFHQAGFNIIWANEYDRSIWNTYEINHQNTKLDKRDIRSIQSDEIPDCIGIIGGPPCQSWSEAGAGRGINDSRGQVFYEYIRILKDKKPLFFLAENVSGILADKHAQAFTNILYQFKDAGYELAYKLLNAQNFEVPQDRKRVIIIGYREDIGGGFDFPKGSHKNFTLRDAIYDLNLIEPTKISSYLDKKNQKVPNHEYLDSSFSSIYMSRNRVRSWDEPSFTIQAGGRHAPIHPQANKMIWLAKDKWMFDPESPKSYRRLSVRECARIQTFPDDFIFQYNSITDGYKMVGNAVPVNLARILATKIKEDIQQYLTFGVCKTVRQHQLCMQLTLLNTKSTHLF; encoded by the coding sequence ATGAATGTAGTATCTTTATTTTCCGGTTGTGGTGGATTGGATTTAGGATTCCATCAAGCTGGATTCAATATTATTTGGGCAAATGAATACGACAGATCGATTTGGAATACCTACGAAATAAACCATCAAAACACAAAGTTAGATAAAAGAGACATCAGAAGTATTCAATCTGATGAAATTCCCGACTGTATCGGAATAATTGGTGGACCTCCTTGCCAAAGCTGGAGTGAAGCTGGCGCTGGAAGAGGGATTAACGATAGCAGGGGTCAAGTATTTTATGAATACATTAGAATTTTAAAAGATAAAAAACCTCTTTTCTTTTTAGCAGAAAATGTTAGTGGAATATTAGCAGATAAGCACGCACAAGCATTCACTAACATTCTCTATCAATTTAAAGATGCTGGCTATGAGTTGGCATATAAGTTATTAAATGCTCAAAATTTTGAAGTACCTCAAGATAGAAAAAGAGTCATTATTATTGGCTACAGAGAAGACATAGGGGGGGGATTTGACTTTCCAAAAGGAAGTCATAAGAATTTTACCTTGAGAGATGCTATATACGATCTTAATTTGATTGAACCTACCAAAATCAGTAGTTATTTAGATAAAAAAAATCAAAAAGTACCCAATCATGAATATCTAGATAGCAGCTTTTCTAGTATTTACATGTCAAGGAACAGAGTGAGAAGTTGGGATGAACCATCTTTTACTATTCAAGCTGGTGGGAGACATGCCCCCATACATCCTCAGGCAAATAAAATGATCTGGTTAGCAAAAGATAAATGGATGTTCGATCCTGAATCGCCTAAGTCATATCGTCGATTATCAGTCCGAGAATGCGCTAGAATTCAGACATTTCCAGATGATTTTATTTTTCAATATAACAGTATAACTGACGGATATAAAATGGTTGGGAATGCTGTACCTGTGAATTTAGCTAGAATTTTGGCAACCAAGATAAAAGAAGACATACAGCAGTATCTGACTTTTGGTGTTTGTAAGACTGTACGGCAACATCAATTGTGTATGCAACTAACTTTATTAAATACTAAATCTACCCATTTGTTTTAG
- a CDS encoding M1 family metallopeptidase — protein sequence MLQSYFDTDNNGHKHKSFELPGAKPHYNPDRPGQVEHIFLDLNLDIPNQSYDGTCTIQLKPVRNGIDRLTLDAVSLNIHSVQVDATSTTYDYDGQQLQVHLANPTQTGQSIKIAIAYSVTKPQRGIYFIAPDKHYPNKPVQVWTQGEDEDSRFWFPCFDYPGQLATSEIRVRVPKPYIAISNGRLIDTEENSDYKIFHWLQEQVHPSYLMTLAVGDFAEIQDEWNGKLVTYYVEKGREEDARRSMGKTPRMVEFFSQKYGYPYAFPKYAQVCVDDFIFGGMENTSTTLLTDRCLLDERAAIDNRLTESLVAHELAHQWFGDLVVIKHWSHAWIKEGMASYSEVMWTEQEYGAEDAAYYRLLEARNYLAEDSSRYRRPIVTHVYREAIELYDRHLYEKGSCVYHMIRAELEEELFWRAIQTFVQDNAHHTVETVDLLRAIEKVTGRNLLFLFDQYVYRGGHPEFKVAYTWDGDSKLAKVTVNQTQNDLFDLKIPIAFGYAQGDVGAHSHAPLHKTFTVRVNEKEQSFYFPLNEKPQFISFDANNNYLKTVSLEYSIPELKAQLQFDPDPISRIYAAEALGKKGGLEALNALAEALKSDRFWGVKVEVAKQLAQIKLDQAFEALVVGLNDENPLVRRAVVEALSNIKTYASYKALKPIVEDGDSSYYVEAAAARAVGIIAAAQLEEKPKEEKVLKLLRSILENKAGWNEVVRSGAIAGLSQMKTSAETLDLILEYTRLGVPQALRLAAVRALGTISTGQSAANLDRILERLTELSHESFFLTQVSVVTALGQMETPKAIAILQALATQSLDGRVQRIAEEAVAKVQSAAGSDQAVKQLRDEIDQLKKQNQTLMSRLESLEAKASK from the coding sequence ATGCTGCAATCCTATTTCGATACAGATAATAACGGTCATAAACATAAATCTTTTGAGCTTCCAGGGGCAAAACCCCACTATAATCCCGATCGCCCCGGACAAGTCGAGCATATTTTTCTCGATCTCAATTTAGATATCCCCAACCAAAGCTATGACGGAACTTGCACGATTCAACTCAAACCCGTCCGCAACGGGATCGATCGCCTCACCCTAGATGCAGTCAGTCTCAACATTCACTCAGTCCAAGTAGATGCTACCTCAACGACATACGATTATGATGGGCAACAGCTACAGGTACATCTAGCTAACCCTACACAAACGGGACAATCAATTAAAATTGCGATCGCCTATTCTGTCACGAAACCCCAACGCGGAATTTACTTTATCGCCCCAGATAAGCACTACCCCAACAAACCAGTCCAAGTCTGGACGCAAGGAGAAGATGAAGACTCCCGTTTCTGGTTTCCCTGCTTCGACTACCCAGGACAACTCGCAACTTCAGAAATTCGGGTGCGCGTCCCCAAACCCTACATTGCCATTTCCAACGGTAGATTAATCGACACCGAAGAAAACAGTGACTACAAAATTTTTCACTGGCTGCAAGAGCAAGTCCACCCATCCTATTTAATGACTCTAGCAGTGGGAGACTTTGCCGAAATCCAGGATGAATGGAACGGCAAACTAGTCACTTACTACGTAGAAAAAGGTAGAGAGGAAGATGCGCGGCGCAGCATGGGCAAAACTCCCCGCATGGTCGAATTCTTCAGCCAGAAGTATGGTTATCCTTATGCTTTTCCCAAATACGCCCAAGTCTGCGTAGATGATTTCATTTTTGGTGGAATGGAAAATACGTCTACCACCCTGCTGACAGATAGATGTTTGTTAGACGAACGCGCGGCGATTGATAACCGCCTCACAGAAAGCCTAGTCGCGCACGAACTCGCCCATCAGTGGTTTGGCGATTTAGTTGTAATTAAACACTGGTCTCATGCTTGGATTAAAGAGGGCATGGCATCCTACTCTGAGGTGATGTGGACGGAACAAGAGTATGGAGCCGAAGATGCTGCTTACTACCGCTTGCTAGAAGCCCGCAACTATCTCGCTGAAGACAGCAGCCGCTATCGTCGCCCAATTGTAACGCACGTTTATCGGGAGGCGATCGAATTGTACGATCGCCACTTGTATGAAAAGGGTTCCTGCGTTTACCACATGATTCGGGCAGAGTTAGAAGAAGAGTTATTTTGGCGGGCAATCCAAACTTTCGTGCAGGATAACGCTCATCATACTGTAGAAACTGTAGATTTACTCCGGGCAATCGAGAAAGTTACAGGGCGAAATCTTCTATTTCTCTTCGATCAATACGTCTATCGCGGCGGACATCCCGAATTCAAAGTTGCTTACACGTGGGATGGCGATAGCAAATTAGCGAAGGTGACTGTTAACCAAACCCAAAACGATCTATTCGATTTGAAAATACCGATCGCTTTTGGGTATGCACAAGGTGATGTAGGGGCGCATAGCCATGCGCCCCTACACAAAACATTCACCGTGCGCGTCAATGAAAAGGAACAGAGTTTCTACTTTCCATTAAACGAGAAACCTCAGTTTATTAGCTTTGATGCTAATAATAATTACTTAAAAACCGTGTCTTTAGAATATTCTATTCCAGAACTAAAGGCACAGTTGCAATTCGATCCCGATCCGATTTCTCGGATCTACGCAGCTGAAGCTTTGGGGAAAAAAGGTGGTTTAGAGGCGCTCAATGCCCTTGCTGAAGCATTGAAAAGCGATCGCTTTTGGGGTGTCAAAGTAGAAGTCGCGAAACAATTAGCTCAAATTAAGCTCGACCAAGCTTTTGAGGCTTTGGTTGTCGGATTGAACGATGAAAATCCCTTGGTACGACGTGCCGTAGTTGAGGCTTTGAGTAACATCAAAACTTATGCTAGCTACAAAGCCCTGAAGCCGATTGTGGAAGATGGGGACAGCAGTTATTACGTAGAAGCAGCCGCAGCCAGAGCAGTTGGTATTATCGCCGCTGCCCAATTGGAAGAAAAGCCCAAGGAAGAAAAAGTCTTAAAGCTGCTCAGATCGATTTTAGAAAACAAAGCAGGCTGGAATGAAGTCGTCCGATCTGGGGCGATCGCGGGCTTGAGTCAAATGAAAACTTCAGCCGAGACACTAGACCTAATTTTAGAATACACCCGCTTAGGAGTTCCTCAAGCCTTGCGCCTTGCGGCTGTCCGCGCTCTTGGAACCATCTCCACAGGTCAATCTGCTGCCAATTTAGACCGAATTTTAGAACGATTAACCGAATTATCTCACGAAAGCTTCTTCCTCACCCAAGTCTCGGTCGTGACTGCCCTGGGACAAATGGAAACCCCCAAAGCGATCGCGATTTTACAAGCTTTAGCAACGCAATCCCTTGATGGACGAGTCCAACGAATCGCCGAAGAAGCTGTAGCAAAAGTCCAAAGCGCAGCAGGTTCTGACCAAGCTGTCAAGCAACTCCGCGACGAAATCGACCAGCTCAAAAAACAAAACCAAACCCTGATGAGTCGGCTGGAGAGCTTGGAGGCTAAAGCTTCTAAATAG
- a CDS encoding ribbon-helix-helix protein, CopG family has translation MSSTKEMVHLNLDLSPELYEKLEESAKKIGGNKSDVLRQAIALMQVAIVAKEQGEKFGIAEPEQTLSTEITIP, from the coding sequence ATGAGTAGCACAAAAGAAATGGTTCATCTGAACTTAGATTTGTCACCAGAACTCTATGAGAAGTTAGAAGAAAGCGCTAAAAAGATTGGTGGTAATAAAAGTGATGTATTACGACAAGCGATCGCATTAATGCAAGTTGCTATAGTAGCTAAAGAACAGGGGGAAAAATTCGGTATTGCAGAGCCAGAACAAACTTTGTCTACTGAAATAACTATACCTTAA
- a CDS encoding ABC1 kinase family protein — translation MGQYQLAQLKRYDPEAIAQYYRFRPLLAVARAFKVVWLFAGFIFGLKWDDWRDREEENKLKRAVQLRQLLTDLGPTFIKVGQALSTRPDLVRKDFLDELVKLQDQLPAFEQEIALRTIETELGRSVEEIYSQISPQPVAAASLGQVYRARLHSGEEVAVKVQRPNLRPTITLDLYLMRWAASWLSPWLPLNLGHDLTMIVDEFGTKLFEEIDYLNEGRNAEKFATNFRNDPHVKIPLIYWRYTNTRVLTLEWINGFKLNDTASIQAAGLNTDELIEIGVTAGLQQLLEHGFFHADPHPGNLFAMPDGRMAYIDFGMMDQLDERTKETLVDAIVHLVNKDYDELAEDYVKLGFLTPDTDIRPIIPALEAVWGSAIGKNVGDFNFKTITDSYSELMYDYPFRVPSKFALIIRSLITQEGIALSLNPDFKIIEVAYPYVARRLLTGETPELRRRLLNLLFKNGKFQWQRLEDLLDIASADDSFDILPTAQLGLQYLLSEEGKYLRQQLVMALTEDDRLHTAEVQRIWNLVKDEIQPARLFDAAIGAIANLSRETAAILPTAVFSLIATPDRER, via the coding sequence GTGGGTCAGTATCAACTCGCTCAGCTTAAACGCTACGATCCAGAAGCGATCGCGCAGTATTATCGCTTCCGTCCTTTGCTGGCTGTAGCGCGGGCTTTCAAGGTCGTCTGGTTGTTTGCTGGGTTTATTTTTGGTTTAAAGTGGGACGATTGGCGCGATCGCGAAGAAGAAAATAAGCTCAAACGAGCCGTCCAACTGCGGCAGCTCCTTACAGATCTGGGTCCGACGTTTATCAAAGTCGGTCAAGCGCTCTCCACTCGCCCAGATTTGGTGAGAAAAGATTTTCTAGACGAACTGGTAAAACTGCAAGACCAACTACCTGCCTTCGAGCAGGAAATTGCTTTGCGCACGATTGAAACCGAATTGGGGCGCTCGGTTGAAGAAATTTACAGTCAAATTTCGCCACAACCTGTAGCTGCTGCGAGTTTGGGACAAGTGTATCGCGCTCGGCTCCATAGTGGCGAAGAAGTTGCCGTTAAGGTACAGCGTCCGAATTTACGCCCGACGATTACCCTCGACCTTTACTTAATGCGTTGGGCGGCGAGTTGGCTATCTCCTTGGTTGCCGCTCAATCTCGGTCACGATCTGACGATGATTGTAGACGAATTTGGGACGAAGTTATTTGAGGAAATCGATTACCTCAACGAAGGACGGAACGCCGAAAAGTTTGCGACCAACTTCCGTAACGATCCTCACGTCAAAATTCCTTTAATTTACTGGCGCTATACAAATACTCGCGTCCTGACGCTGGAGTGGATTAACGGATTTAAGTTGAATGACACTGCTAGCATCCAAGCAGCGGGATTGAATACAGATGAATTGATCGAAATTGGTGTGACAGCTGGGCTGCAACAGCTACTAGAACACGGATTCTTTCATGCTGACCCCCATCCAGGTAATTTGTTTGCCATGCCAGACGGACGAATGGCTTACATTGACTTCGGCATGATGGATCAATTGGACGAGCGGACAAAAGAAACGCTAGTAGATGCGATCGTGCATCTCGTGAATAAAGACTATGACGAATTGGCAGAAGATTACGTCAAGCTAGGATTTCTCACGCCAGACACTGATATTCGCCCGATTATCCCAGCTTTAGAAGCAGTCTGGGGTAGCGCGATCGGTAAAAATGTAGGAGATTTTAACTTCAAAACCATCACCGACTCCTATTCGGAGTTGATGTATGACTATCCTTTCCGCGTCCCTTCTAAATTTGCGCTAATTATCCGTTCTTTGATTACGCAAGAAGGAATTGCCCTCAGCCTTAATCCAGATTTCAAGATTATCGAAGTTGCTTATCCCTATGTGGCACGGCGGTTACTGACGGGTGAAACCCCCGAACTGCGGCGCAGGTTACTCAATCTCTTGTTCAAAAATGGTAAGTTTCAGTGGCAGCGGTTGGAAGATTTACTCGACATCGCTAGCGCTGACGATAGTTTTGATATTCTACCCACCGCTCAACTCGGCTTGCAGTATCTTCTATCTGAAGAAGGGAAATACCTACGGCAACAATTGGTGATGGCACTGACGGAAGACGATCGCCTGCATACAGCAGAAGTACAGCGGATCTGGAATTTAGTCAAGGATGAAATTCAGCCCGCACGTCTGTTTGATGCCGCGATTGGAGCGATCGCCAATTTATCTAGAGAAACGGCGGCAATTCTGCCGACAGCAGTATTTTCACTCATTGCTACCCCAGATCGAGAGCGGTAA
- the cobJ gene encoding precorrin-3B C(17)-methyltransferase yields the protein MLTLFLYISALDRKIVLLQDFQPLCAIATTSIGADRLRSICQPNNPVWVPRSLSSIAGVQAYSGSLKSHVAELWQSHRAFVFCLATGAVVRIVAPLLQSKATDPAVVVVDEAGKFVVSLCGGHQGGADRLTKIIAQLIDATPILTSASTSLGLPAVDLLGVPFGWHKGKGDWTEVSAAVVRGEPVQVIQEAGSTLWRSTASVRRSHLSFTPSPDATAEIWITPRLIQDARSRTPQIQWHPRVLWVGIGCERGTSRQLIEAALQQVCRENQLAAEAIAGIATIDLKADEVGLVELCHAYDFPLRTFPAEILSAISVPNPSPVVEREVGTPSVAEAAALCACLDLPETKHHTDSDRNVTPKLLVSKQIFKPNTPTPDSSTGAQPCAPTTPDLTGAVTIAIAQSEIEYTGRIGKLFLVGIGPGAIEQITPAAKSAIATADAVIGYSLYIELIAALLQPQQVIETLPITQERQRAQRAIELAQWGLTVAVVSSGDCGIYGMAGLVMEELQAGDWDGNTPQVQVFPGITALQAAAARVGTPLMHDFCAISLSDLLTPWQVIEKRLIAAAMADFVTAIYNPRSQSRVQQLQIARDIFLQYRAPNTPVAIVRAAYRQDEQIYLTTLEKLLDLPVDMLSTVLIGNSSTRTYANWIITPRGYLGFVPEMKE from the coding sequence ATGCTCACCTTATTTTTATACATCAGTGCTTTAGATCGAAAAATTGTGTTGTTGCAAGATTTTCAACCTTTATGCGCGATCGCGACAACTTCTATTGGCGCGGACAGATTGCGGTCTATTTGTCAACCGAATAATCCAGTCTGGGTTCCAAGGTCTCTGTCGAGTATTGCGGGAGTGCAAGCCTACTCAGGTTCGCTCAAATCTCATGTAGCCGAATTGTGGCAGTCTCACCGCGCCTTCGTTTTTTGTTTGGCAACTGGGGCAGTTGTGAGGATCGTTGCACCTTTATTGCAAAGTAAAGCCACCGATCCGGCAGTTGTGGTTGTCGATGAGGCAGGAAAGTTTGTCGTCAGTTTGTGCGGCGGACATCAAGGCGGAGCAGATCGTCTCACAAAAATAATTGCCCAGCTCATTGATGCAACGCCAATATTAACCAGCGCTTCGACAAGTTTAGGATTACCTGCCGTAGATTTACTAGGCGTTCCCTTTGGGTGGCATAAAGGTAAAGGAGATTGGACGGAAGTGAGTGCGGCAGTCGTCCGTGGCGAACCCGTACAAGTGATTCAAGAGGCTGGTTCTACCTTGTGGCGATCGACAGCTAGCGTTCGGCGATCGCATCTGAGTTTTACCCCATCTCCTGACGCAACAGCCGAAATTTGGATTACGCCACGCCTAATTCAGGACGCACGATCGCGTACGCCTCAAATTCAGTGGCATCCCCGCGTTTTGTGGGTGGGAATCGGTTGCGAACGGGGAACCTCAAGACAACTAATTGAAGCTGCACTTCAACAGGTATGCCGAGAAAATCAACTTGCAGCAGAGGCGATCGCGGGGATTGCTACGATCGACCTGAAAGCTGATGAAGTTGGGTTAGTCGAATTGTGCCACGCCTACGATTTTCCCTTACGGACTTTTCCCGCCGAAATTTTGAGCGCGATTTCTGTCCCTAATCCCTCCCCAGTTGTAGAACGAGAAGTCGGCACTCCTAGCGTCGCTGAAGCTGCGGCTTTGTGCGCTTGTTTAGATCTACCTGAGACAAAGCACCACACGGATTCCGATCGCAACGTCACACCTAAGCTATTGGTTTCCAAACAAATTTTCAAACCCAATACCCCAACTCCCGACTCCAGTACGGGCGCACAGCCGTGCGCCCCTACGACTCCCGATCTCACGGGTGCAGTCACGATCGCGATCGCCCAATCGGAAATCGAATATACGGGTCGTATTGGTAAACTGTTCCTTGTGGGAATAGGACCTGGTGCGATCGAGCAAATCACCCCAGCTGCCAAAAGCGCGATCGCCACGGCTGATGCAGTTATCGGTTACTCTCTCTACATAGAATTGATTGCGGCGTTGCTACAGCCCCAGCAAGTTATCGAAACTTTACCCATTACCCAAGAAAGACAGCGCGCTCAAAGAGCGATCGAACTGGCGCAGTGGGGCTTAACGGTAGCGGTGGTATCTTCGGGAGACTGCGGCATTTACGGTATGGCAGGGTTGGTGATGGAAGAATTGCAAGCAGGAGACTGGGACGGAAACACGCCTCAAGTACAAGTTTTTCCTGGAATTACGGCGTTGCAAGCCGCCGCCGCTCGCGTCGGCACGCCTCTAATGCACGACTTTTGCGCCATTAGTTTAAGCGATTTACTCACCCCTTGGCAAGTTATTGAAAAGCGCTTGATAGCCGCAGCAATGGCTGATTTTGTCACGGCAATTTACAATCCGCGATCGCAATCGCGCGTCCAACAGCTACAAATCGCCAGAGACATTTTCCTACAATATCGCGCTCCAAACACTCCAGTCGCGATCGTCCGTGCGGCTTACCGTCAAGACGAACAAATTTACCTAACAACTTTAGAAAAGTTACTCGATTTGCCCGTCGATATGCTATCTACTGTATTAATTGGTAATTCTAGTACTCGCACCTATGCCAATTGGATAATCACCCCACGGGGTTATTTGGGTTTTGTGCCAGAAATGAAAGAATAA
- a CDS encoding NgoPII family restriction endonuclease, translating to MGDALEFFIKDIFADTVTETDELKKLLKYDEVFSYSGNANNPPDLMLKNGDAVEIKKIESLGASIALNSSYPKSKLFCDSPLITSHCRTCEDWQEKDIIYAIGVAKDKRLKLLWLIYGDCYAADREIYEKITNTIASGINQIPGVEFSKAKELGRVNKVDPLKITYLRIRGMWGIQNPLSVFDYANLGYEKNSDFQAIAIMKTSKYLSFPAQDREGLEARLDCNLQMFDVKIKSPNNPIQLISAKIINYRK from the coding sequence ATTGGAGACGCTTTAGAGTTCTTTATTAAAGATATATTTGCCGATACTGTAACTGAAACTGACGAGCTAAAAAAGTTATTAAAGTATGATGAAGTTTTCTCATATAGTGGTAATGCAAACAATCCACCAGATTTGATGTTGAAGAATGGTGATGCTGTAGAAATTAAAAAAATAGAATCATTAGGTGCTAGCATTGCATTAAACAGTTCTTATCCCAAATCAAAATTATTTTGTGATAGTCCGCTAATTACAAGCCATTGCCGTACCTGTGAAGATTGGCAAGAAAAAGATATTATTTATGCTATTGGAGTCGCAAAAGACAAACGGCTAAAATTGCTTTGGCTAATTTATGGTGATTGCTATGCTGCCGATCGCGAAATATATGAAAAAATAACCAATACAATAGCCAGTGGTATTAATCAAATTCCAGGAGTCGAATTTTCTAAAGCGAAAGAATTAGGCAGAGTCAATAAAGTAGACCCCTTAAAAATAACATACCTCCGAATTAGAGGAATGTGGGGTATTCAAAATCCCCTATCTGTTTTTGATTACGCAAATTTGGGCTATGAGAAGAACTCAGACTTTCAAGCGATCGCGATTATGAAAACTAGTAAGTATTTATCCTTTCCTGCCCAAGATAGAGAAGGACTTGAAGCTAGATTAGATTGTAACTTGCAGATGTTTGACGTAAAGATTAAATCTCCAAATAACCCTATACAGTTGATTTCTGCTAAAATCATAAATTATAGAAAATAA